The Candidatus Fusobacterium pullicola genome has a segment encoding these proteins:
- a CDS encoding ABC transporter permease, producing MLEFAYKYLKNVIYYREELYTALGETIIMVFIAGIISTLIGIILGIALAVTKKNGILENTFINTTLARIINILRSIPFVILLAALIPVTRFIVGTTIGLKGAIVPLIFGSAPFIARQIESALSSVDSGVIEAAYAMGSSPFEIIYRVLLREALPEIIYALIITTVSLISFSAVAGTVGGGGLGDFAIRYGYQHFKTDIMVVTIIILILMITTIQWIGEKLIQKIKH from the coding sequence ATGTTGGAATTTGCATATAAATATTTAAAAAATGTAATATACTATCGTGAAGAACTTTATACAGCACTTGGAGAAACAATTATAATGGTATTTATAGCTGGTATAATTTCAACTCTCATTGGTATAATTTTAGGAATAGCCCTAGCTGTTACTAAAAAAAATGGTATTTTAGAAAATACCTTTATAAATACAACTTTAGCTAGAATAATAAATATATTAAGGTCTATTCCCTTTGTTATTCTATTAGCAGCTTTAATCCCAGTAACTAGATTTATAGTAGGAACTACAATAGGACTAAAGGGAGCGATTGTTCCTTTAATCTTTGGGTCAGCTCCATTTATAGCTAGACAAATTGAATCAGCTCTATCTAGTGTAGATTCTGGAGTAATTGAAGCAGCTTATGCTATGGGTTCCTCTCCATTTGAAATAATCTATAGGGTTCTTCTAAGAGAAGCTCTCCCAGAAATCATATATGCTCTAATTATTACAACAGTTAGTCTTATTAGTTTTTCTGCAGTAGCTGGTACAGTTGGTGGTGGGGGACTTGGAGATTTTGCCATCAGATATGGATATCAACATTTTAAAACAGATATTATGGTAGTAACTATTATAATCTTAATTCTTATGATTACAACTATACAATGGATAGGGGAAAAACTTATTCAAAAAATTAAACACTAA